The proteins below come from a single Demetria terragena DSM 11295 genomic window:
- a CDS encoding Na(+)/H(+) antiporter subunit C, translating into MTPTFLLIIVCGVLFGCGVYLLLARSVVRALVGLLLIGNGVNLLFMVASGPAGRAPIIGTSDPADQADPVPQAMVLTAIVISLCMTAFMLALAHRSWQLSDTDVLADDTEDVRIVQRAVENDMSDSDFHESGQTTALDDDSLARTTDSNDEQTSDDDAPAGHQPPPADEKEADR; encoded by the coding sequence ATGACCCCGACGTTCTTACTCATCATTGTCTGCGGCGTGCTGTTCGGTTGTGGGGTCTATCTCCTGCTCGCCCGTTCGGTCGTCCGCGCCCTGGTCGGGTTGCTCCTCATCGGCAACGGCGTCAACCTGCTGTTCATGGTCGCCAGCGGCCCCGCGGGTCGTGCCCCCATCATCGGAACGTCCGACCCGGCCGATCAGGCTGACCCGGTGCCGCAGGCCATGGTGCTGACGGCCATCGTGATCTCGCTGTGTATGACCGCCTTCATGCTCGCGCTGGCCCACCGGTCCTGGCAACTCTCTGACACCGACGTCCTCGCCGACGACACCGAAGACGTACGCATCGTGCAGCGGGCGGTCGAGAACGACATGTCCGACAGCGACTTCCACGAGAGCGGTCAGACCACCGCACTGGACGATGATTCACTCGCCCGTACCACAGACAGCAACGACGAGCAGACCTCCGACGACGACGCTCCGGCAGGCCACCAGCCTCCCCCGGCCGACGAGAAGGAGGCGGACCGATGA
- a CDS encoding Na+/H+ antiporter subunit A, translated as MIALLALHGVLACAAPWLTARLGPRVFWVLATAPVATVGWALLQSNAIREGRAPTEQWDWVPSLGMELSFRIDTLSWLLTLISGGVGALVLIYCRHYFGPDSTGLGRFAGYLTGFAGSMLGLILTDDALVLYLFWELTTVLSFLLIGHRTTSRTSRAAAMQALVVTTAGGLTMLIGLILLGESAGTYSISALVAQPPTGTTAQVAIALVLIGAVSKSALVPFHFWLPGAMAAPTPVSAYLHAAAMVKAGIYLVARLAPGFADDSIWRTALLALGGWTMIHGAIRALRQTDLKLVLAYGTVSQLGFMTMLVGTGSQAAALAGLALVLSHALFKSALFLTVGTIDHLTGSRDLRTLNGIGAQMPWLRAGAVLAGMSMAGLPLLLGFFAKEAVFGSYLQGLEGSTGPLGSVPAEIAVLAVILIGSALTFAYTGWFLVGAFGHSADRPITPVEPGGQLLHSVPFALGVAGLIGGVAATWLEPYFLPYAKQWPQLEPTVYVGGWHGFNLALLLSVTSWALGYAIYARRRVGAVEVHPRWRPSAEALYRYAMGQIDRASVELTGAVQRGSLPVTLGLILTILVVFPGGILVFGDATWPTELRFMDSPAQAAVAVVMIVASLAATRARRRMRAVLLLGVVGQGTALLFLFHGAPDLALTQVLVETVSIVVFILVLRRFTGRFPDSAPLRIRRWRALLGVLAGVTMSGLALTAATVRTEEPAATGLWESAKEFGGGKNIVNVILVDTRAWDTMGELSVVLVAATGVASLVFLKSDAVDATRALIRGSREKRYVATAPLTREGGRRWLSARELPAAGRSTLFEVVTRLIFHVIILWSLYLLFSGHNNPGGGFAAGLVAGLALAVRYLAGSRRELLAAAPVMPGLLMGAGLFLSAGFGFVSMLFGGAPLQSWSFDLSAPLLGEIHIVSSLVFDIGVYLVVIGLMLDLLRALGARLDAVIEEDEAERDRPATSAGVGP; from the coding sequence GTGATCGCACTGCTTGCCCTGCACGGCGTCTTGGCCTGCGCGGCGCCCTGGCTCACGGCACGCCTCGGTCCGCGTGTGTTTTGGGTGCTCGCGACCGCTCCAGTGGCAACGGTCGGATGGGCACTGCTGCAGTCCAACGCTATTCGCGAGGGCCGGGCCCCCACCGAACAGTGGGACTGGGTTCCCTCGCTCGGCATGGAGTTGTCCTTCCGGATAGACACGCTGAGTTGGCTGCTGACCCTCATCAGCGGCGGCGTGGGCGCTCTCGTGCTCATCTACTGTCGGCACTATTTCGGTCCCGACTCCACGGGCCTCGGTCGGTTCGCCGGATATCTCACCGGGTTCGCCGGATCCATGCTCGGCTTGATCCTCACCGACGACGCGCTCGTGCTCTATTTGTTCTGGGAACTCACAACGGTCCTGTCGTTCCTCTTGATCGGGCACCGCACGACCAGCAGGACGAGTCGAGCAGCGGCGATGCAGGCGCTGGTCGTCACCACCGCCGGCGGACTGACCATGCTGATCGGGCTGATCCTGCTCGGTGAGTCGGCGGGAACCTACTCGATCTCAGCGCTGGTCGCCCAGCCGCCGACCGGAACCACAGCGCAGGTCGCAATCGCCCTGGTGCTGATCGGCGCGGTCTCCAAGTCGGCGCTCGTGCCATTCCACTTCTGGTTGCCGGGTGCCATGGCCGCACCGACCCCGGTGAGCGCCTACCTCCACGCCGCCGCCATGGTCAAGGCGGGGATCTATCTCGTCGCACGCCTGGCCCCCGGATTCGCCGACGACTCCATCTGGCGAACCGCCCTGCTGGCTCTAGGCGGTTGGACGATGATCCACGGCGCGATCCGCGCGCTGCGCCAGACCGACCTCAAACTCGTGCTCGCCTACGGCACGGTGTCCCAGCTGGGCTTCATGACGATGCTCGTCGGCACCGGCAGCCAAGCGGCCGCGCTCGCCGGCCTGGCCCTCGTGCTCTCCCACGCGCTCTTCAAGTCGGCCCTGTTCCTCACCGTTGGCACCATTGACCACCTCACCGGATCGCGCGACCTGCGCACCCTCAACGGCATCGGCGCTCAGATGCCCTGGTTGCGCGCCGGGGCCGTGCTAGCGGGTATGAGCATGGCGGGCCTGCCCCTGCTCCTCGGGTTCTTCGCCAAGGAAGCCGTGTTTGGCTCCTACCTACAGGGTCTCGAAGGCAGCACCGGCCCACTCGGCAGCGTCCCGGCTGAAATCGCCGTCCTGGCCGTCATCCTGATCGGCTCGGCGCTCACCTTCGCCTATACCGGCTGGTTCCTGGTCGGGGCATTCGGCCACTCAGCAGACCGGCCGATCACCCCGGTCGAGCCCGGCGGTCAACTGCTTCACTCGGTGCCGTTTGCCCTCGGTGTGGCCGGGCTGATCGGCGGTGTGGCCGCCACCTGGCTCGAGCCATACTTCCTGCCCTACGCCAAACAGTGGCCACAGCTGGAGCCGACGGTCTATGTCGGTGGCTGGCACGGATTCAACCTCGCCCTCCTGTTGTCGGTCACCTCCTGGGCGCTCGGCTACGCCATCTACGCGCGTCGCCGCGTCGGTGCGGTCGAAGTCCACCCCCGCTGGCGTCCGTCCGCCGAGGCCTTGTACCGCTACGCCATGGGTCAGATCGACCGCGCCTCAGTCGAACTCACCGGTGCCGTGCAGCGAGGATCGCTCCCGGTGACCCTGGGTTTGATCCTCACGATCCTGGTCGTTTTTCCCGGCGGGATCTTGGTCTTCGGCGATGCGACCTGGCCCACCGAGTTGCGCTTCATGGACTCACCAGCGCAGGCAGCCGTCGCCGTCGTCATGATCGTCGCGAGCCTGGCCGCTACCCGCGCGCGACGACGGATGCGTGCCGTCTTGTTGCTCGGCGTGGTGGGCCAAGGCACCGCTTTGTTGTTCCTCTTCCACGGCGCACCCGACCTGGCGCTCACTCAGGTCTTAGTCGAGACCGTGTCGATCGTGGTGTTCATTCTGGTCCTGCGCCGGTTCACCGGTCGATTCCCCGACAGTGCGCCCCTCCGCATCCGCCGCTGGCGAGCTCTGTTGGGCGTCCTGGCCGGCGTCACGATGTCGGGCCTGGCTCTTACCGCTGCCACGGTGCGCACGGAAGAACCGGCCGCCACCGGACTGTGGGAGAGCGCTAAGGAATTCGGCGGCGGCAAGAACATCGTCAACGTCATCCTGGTCGATACGCGCGCCTGGGACACGATGGGCGAGTTGTCGGTCGTGCTCGTCGCCGCGACCGGAGTGGCGTCGCTGGTCTTTTTGAAGAGCGACGCAGTCGACGCAACCCGCGCTCTCATACGTGGCTCCCGCGAGAAGCGCTATGTCGCGACCGCGCCATTGACCAGGGAAGGCGGTCGTCGTTGGCTGTCCGCGCGCGAGCTCCCCGCCGCTGGCCGGTCGACGCTATTTGAAGTAGTCACCCGCCTGATCTTCCACGTCATCATTCTGTGGTCGCTCTACCTCCTCTTCTCCGGGCACAACAACCCCGGAGGCGGATTTGCTGCCGGCTTGGTCGCCGGACTAGCGCTCGCGGTGCGGTATCTCGCCGGGTCCCGTCGAGAACTCCTGGCCGCTGCGCCGGTTATGCCCGGTCTCCTGATGGGGGCAGGACTCTTCCTATCCGCTGGATTTGGTTTCGTCTCAATGCTCTTCGGGGGCGCTCCGTTGCAGAGTTGGTCCTTCGACCTGTCGGCGCCACTTCTCGGCGAGATCCACATCGTGAGCTCTCTGGTGTTCGACATCGGGGTGTATCTCGTCGTGATCGGGCTCATGCTCGACCTACTGCGCGCACTCGGCGCTCGCCTCGATGCAGTGATCGAGGAGGACGAGGCCGAGCGTGACCGGCCCGCCACCTCAGCGGGGGTTGGTCCATGA
- a CDS encoding DUF4126 domain-containing protein, protein MFAALTGAGLSAAAGLNAYIPFLMVALVARFSDIIVLPTSLEWIESPWAIGAAALLLVTDVVLDKIPAIDSMNDMIGTAIRPTVGGIVFAATSAVDEQIDQSSLLTAHPWVGAIGGVIIAGFVHTTKAASRPAVNVGTAGVGGPVLSVAEDATAIAMSVIAVFIPLLVIVVLIVMLVASVWLWQRIARLRRRRRTGAYA, encoded by the coding sequence ATGTTCGCCGCACTCACTGGAGCCGGGCTCTCTGCTGCCGCGGGCCTCAACGCCTACATCCCGTTCCTCATGGTTGCCCTCGTGGCGCGCTTCAGCGACATCATCGTCTTACCGACCTCGCTGGAATGGATCGAGTCGCCTTGGGCCATTGGCGCGGCCGCGCTCCTGCTCGTCACGGATGTCGTCCTCGACAAGATCCCCGCGATTGACTCGATGAACGACATGATCGGTACGGCCATCCGTCCAACGGTCGGCGGCATCGTGTTCGCCGCGACCTCCGCCGTCGACGAGCAGATCGATCAGAGTTCGTTGCTTACTGCGCACCCGTGGGTCGGGGCCATCGGCGGCGTGATCATCGCCGGGTTCGTCCATACCACCAAGGCGGCATCCCGGCCCGCAGTGAACGTCGGAACAGCCGGTGTCGGGGGTCCCGTCCTGTCGGTGGCCGAGGACGCGACCGCGATCGCCATGAGCGTGATTGCGGTGTTTATCCCACTGCTGGTGATTGTCGTCCTGATCGTCATGCTGGTCGCGTCGGTCTGGCTCTGGCAGCGCATTGCACGCTTGCGCCGACGGCGCCGCACCGGGGCGTACGCCTGA
- a CDS encoding alpha/beta hydrolase family protein → MAEDVRFPGSSGTTLGGVIDLPEGEVRGWGVFAHGFTLGKDFVASSRICKQLASEGIGMLRFDSLGLGDSDGDWGDGSFSHKVADVKAAVAFMNSTDRHVDVLVGHSWGGAAVIAAGHQLPSIRAVAAVAAPSDPSHVEHQYDDVVNHVLRNGEARWLAGGKALTLKRAFIEDVRRADLTASVKDLGHPLLILHSPTDKTVGIDNAAEIFNIARHPRSFVSLEGSDHLLTRRGQAERAARVISAWADPYLSG, encoded by the coding sequence ATGGCTGAAGATGTTCGATTCCCCGGTAGTTCTGGAACGACGCTCGGCGGCGTCATCGACCTGCCCGAGGGCGAGGTCCGTGGCTGGGGGGTCTTCGCGCACGGATTCACCCTGGGCAAAGACTTCGTCGCTTCTTCGCGTATCTGCAAACAACTCGCGTCCGAAGGCATCGGCATGCTGAGGTTCGACAGTCTGGGACTCGGCGACTCCGACGGAGACTGGGGCGATGGCTCCTTCTCCCACAAGGTGGCCGATGTGAAAGCCGCGGTGGCCTTCATGAACTCCACCGACCGCCACGTCGACGTGTTGGTCGGTCACTCCTGGGGAGGCGCCGCCGTCATCGCCGCAGGCCATCAACTTCCCAGCATCAGGGCCGTCGCGGCTGTCGCTGCCCCCTCCGATCCCAGCCATGTCGAGCATCAATACGACGATGTCGTGAACCACGTGCTCCGAAACGGCGAGGCGAGATGGCTCGCCGGCGGCAAAGCCCTCACCCTGAAGCGCGCCTTCATCGAAGACGTCCGCCGCGCCGATCTCACCGCCTCAGTGAAGGACCTCGGGCATCCATTGCTCATCCTGCACTCCCCGACCGACAAGACCGTCGGGATAGACAACGCAGCCGAGATCTTCAACATTGCCCGCCACCCGCGTAGTTTTGTCTCGCTGGAGGGCTCGGATCACCTGCTCACCAGGCGAGGCCAAGCTGAGCGCGCGGCCCGCGTCATCAGCGCCTGGGCGGACCCCTACCTCTCGGGGTAA
- the metG gene encoding methionine--tRNA ligase, which produces MSHVLSAVAWPYTNGPRHIGHVAGFGVPSDVFSRYMRMAGHDVLMVSGTDEHGTPILVLAEQEGMTPQQVADKYNEIIATDLTDLGLSYDLFTRTSTRNHHAVVQEMFETCRRNGYMVEQTTNGAISPSTRRTLPDRFIEGTCPICGYDSARGDQCDNCGNQLDPTDLINPRSKINGEAPEFIETQHFFLDLPALADALGEWLDEREASGEWRPNVIKFSKNILNEIRPRAMTRDIDWGIEVPVEGWETKRFYVWFDAVIGYLSASIEWARRRGEPDRWRDWWNAADARSCYFMGKDNIVFHSQIWPAELLAYGGKGDRGGEPGPYGELNLPTEVVSSEFLTMEGKQFSTSRKHVIYVQDMIERYGADPLRYFIIAAGPENQDSNFTWDEFVQRNNSELVAGWGNLVNRTASMIAKQFGEIPTPSALEEVDQQVLDTVANTFASVGDNLSRHRQKAALVDAMRAVGEVNRYVSDTEPFKLKADDQRERLSTVLHTLVQCVSDLNTILAPFLPHASNRVHLVLGGGGELIPMPRLEQVTDLDDPSRSYPIITGDYSATPRWERVAVVPGTPIAKPSPVFVKLDPSVIEEERRRLLGEDDDT; this is translated from the coding sequence ATGAGCCACGTTCTATCTGCTGTCGCTTGGCCGTACACCAACGGTCCGCGCCACATCGGCCACGTCGCCGGTTTTGGTGTGCCCTCTGACGTCTTCAGCCGGTACATGCGGATGGCCGGACACGACGTCCTCATGGTCAGCGGCACCGACGAGCACGGCACGCCGATCCTGGTGCTCGCCGAACAAGAGGGCATGACGCCCCAGCAGGTCGCCGACAAATACAACGAGATCATTGCCACCGATCTCACCGACTTGGGTTTGTCCTACGACCTGTTCACCCGGACCTCCACGCGCAACCATCACGCCGTGGTGCAGGAGATGTTTGAGACCTGCCGCCGTAACGGCTACATGGTTGAGCAGACCACCAACGGAGCGATCAGTCCCTCGACCAGACGGACGCTGCCCGACCGATTTATCGAGGGCACCTGCCCAATCTGCGGCTATGACTCGGCTCGAGGCGACCAGTGCGACAACTGCGGCAACCAACTCGATCCCACCGATCTCATCAATCCGCGAAGCAAGATCAACGGGGAGGCGCCGGAGTTCATTGAGACCCAGCATTTCTTCCTTGATCTACCCGCACTTGCAGACGCCCTCGGCGAGTGGCTAGATGAGCGCGAAGCCAGCGGTGAGTGGCGCCCCAATGTCATCAAGTTCAGCAAGAACATCCTGAACGAGATTCGCCCTCGTGCCATGACCCGGGACATCGACTGGGGAATCGAGGTGCCCGTCGAGGGCTGGGAGACCAAGCGTTTCTACGTGTGGTTCGACGCCGTGATCGGCTACCTGTCGGCCTCGATTGAATGGGCGCGTCGGCGCGGAGAGCCGGATCGTTGGCGTGATTGGTGGAACGCTGCCGACGCCCGCAGTTGCTACTTCATGGGCAAGGACAACATCGTCTTCCACTCCCAGATCTGGCCGGCCGAACTCCTTGCCTATGGCGGCAAGGGCGACCGCGGAGGCGAGCCGGGGCCGTACGGCGAACTCAATCTGCCGACAGAGGTCGTCTCAAGCGAATTCCTCACGATGGAGGGCAAGCAGTTCTCCACCTCGCGCAAACACGTCATCTATGTCCAAGACATGATCGAACGCTACGGCGCAGATCCGTTGCGCTACTTCATCATTGCCGCTGGGCCAGAGAACCAGGACTCCAATTTCACGTGGGATGAGTTCGTTCAGCGCAACAACTCCGAACTGGTAGCCGGGTGGGGCAACCTGGTCAATCGCACGGCGTCGATGATCGCGAAGCAGTTCGGCGAGATCCCGACGCCGAGCGCTCTCGAGGAGGTCGACCAGCAGGTGCTCGACACGGTCGCGAACACCTTCGCGTCGGTCGGAGACAACCTGAGCCGACACCGACAGAAGGCCGCGCTCGTCGACGCCATGCGGGCGGTGGGCGAGGTCAATCGGTATGTCTCCGATACCGAGCCCTTCAAACTCAAGGCTGACGATCAGCGCGAACGGCTATCGACTGTCCTGCACACGCTGGTCCAGTGCGTCAGCGATCTCAACACGATCCTGGCGCCCTTCTTGCCGCATGCCTCGAACCGGGTGCACCTCGTGCTCGGTGGTGGGGGCGAACTCATACCGATGCCGCGCTTGGAGCAGGTCACCGACCTGGACGACCCCAGTCGCAGCTACCCGATCATCACCGGGGACTACTCGGCGACACCTCGCTGGGAGCGCGTCGCGGTCGTGCCCGGCACCCCGATCGCCAAACCCTCGCCGGTGTTCGTGAAGCTCGACCCGTCAGTCATCGAGGAAGAACGCCGACGTCTGCTCGGCGAGGACGATGACACCTGA
- a CDS encoding TatD family hydrolase, with protein sequence MTPDVDRASSKPAAPQPLPLPVVDNHTHLDITRDGGPPVDIGAAIADATAVGVDRMVQIGCDLEGARFTERVIDAYPALLGGVAIHPNEAPRLEDAGQTDAARAEIARIAEHPRIRVIGETGLDYFRTGPEGVAAQQDSFRWHIDLAKRLGKALQIHDRDSHDDVLRILQEEGAPERTVLHCFSGDIEMARECVRRGYLLSFAGTVTFKNARSLRNALAVVPLENLLVETDAPYLTPVPHRGANNASYLVPLTVRAMAEVLGVAVPILCAALAETSERTYGPWS encoded by the coding sequence ATGACACCTGACGTGGATCGCGCCTCGTCGAAACCTGCTGCGCCCCAACCGCTTCCGCTTCCTGTCGTCGACAACCACACTCATCTCGATATCACTCGTGATGGTGGCCCACCGGTTGATATCGGGGCAGCAATCGCCGACGCAACGGCCGTTGGGGTCGACCGGATGGTCCAGATTGGGTGCGACCTGGAGGGTGCGCGATTCACCGAGCGGGTGATCGATGCCTATCCCGCGCTACTCGGCGGAGTGGCGATTCACCCCAATGAGGCGCCCCGGCTGGAGGACGCGGGCCAGACCGATGCCGCGCGGGCCGAGATCGCCCGCATTGCGGAGCATCCACGAATCCGAGTGATTGGTGAGACGGGACTCGACTACTTCCGTACCGGTCCCGAGGGTGTTGCAGCGCAACAGGATTCGTTCCGGTGGCATATCGATCTGGCAAAGCGGCTCGGCAAGGCACTGCAGATCCATGACCGCGACAGCCACGACGATGTTCTGCGAATCCTCCAGGAGGAGGGTGCCCCCGAGCGCACGGTGCTGCACTGTTTCTCTGGGGATATCGAGATGGCGCGGGAGTGCGTACGCCGCGGCTATCTCTTGTCGTTTGCCGGCACGGTGACCTTCAAGAACGCCCGCAGTCTGCGCAACGCGCTGGCGGTGGTCCCGCTCGAGAACCTGCTGGTGGAGACCGACGCCCCCTATTTGACGCCGGTTCCGCACCGAGGCGCCAACAACGCCTCCTATCTCGTGCCACTCACCGTGCGAGCCATGGCAGAGGTGTTGGGTGTCGCGGTCCCCATCCTGTGCGCAGCGCTCGCCGAGACAAGCGAGCGAACGTACGGGCCGTGGTCCTGA
- a CDS encoding resuscitation-promoting factor, producing the protein MTDERTVSFRTERRYDANAPQGKVTVVSEGANGAATVTIRQKLTGTRVIAADVVASKVTKPAVNRVISIGTKKATPTPAAAPKTSAAPSPKATEKAESGAGLNTARAAMWDRIAQCESTGNWSINNGNGYYGGLQFDIRTWLGAGGGDFAPRADLASRAEQITVANRVYAQRGPQPWGCRHAA; encoded by the coding sequence GTGACCGACGAGCGCACGGTGTCCTTCCGGACCGAGCGTCGCTATGACGCCAACGCCCCGCAGGGCAAGGTCACCGTGGTAAGCGAAGGCGCGAACGGCGCGGCGACGGTGACCATCCGACAGAAACTCACTGGCACCCGAGTCATCGCCGCCGACGTGGTGGCCAGCAAGGTCACCAAGCCTGCCGTCAACCGGGTGATCTCCATCGGCACTAAGAAGGCCACGCCCACGCCAGCGGCCGCGCCCAAGACGTCCGCGGCGCCGAGCCCGAAGGCCACCGAAAAGGCCGAGTCCGGCGCGGGACTCAACACCGCCCGCGCGGCGATGTGGGACCGGATCGCACAGTGCGAAAGCACCGGCAACTGGTCGATCAACAACGGGAATGGCTACTACGGCGGCCTCCAGTTCGACATCCGCACCTGGCTGGGCGCGGGCGGTGGCGATTTCGCCCCGCGTGCTGACCTCGCCAGCCGGGCCGAACAGATCACCGTGGCCAACCGGGTCTATGCCCAGCGCGGCCCGCAGCCTTGGGGCTGCCGCCACGCCGCCTGA
- the rsmA gene encoding 16S rRNA (adenine(1518)-N(6)/adenine(1519)-N(6))-dimethyltransferase RsmA has product MNDSEATLLGPAQIRALADELGIRPTKKWGQNFVVDANTVRKIVRLAQIGPDDSVVEVGPGLGSLTLPLVAAAAHVTAVEVDPVLAARLPATVAQFAPHRANRLRVIEGNALEVTAMPDPQPTALVANLPYNVSVPVVLSFLERFPTLERVLVMVQLEVAQRLAAGPGTKVYGVPSAKAAWYADVRLADRVGRSVFWPAPNVDSGLVAMTRREPPSSTASREAVFRCIDAAFATRRKTLRASLAGLAGSAARAEEALVAAGVDPQLRGERLGISEYARIADELGRI; this is encoded by the coding sequence ATGAACGACTCTGAGGCCACCCTGCTCGGCCCTGCACAGATCCGTGCGCTGGCTGATGAGCTGGGCATACGACCCACCAAAAAGTGGGGTCAGAATTTCGTGGTCGACGCCAACACGGTGCGCAAAATCGTGCGGCTGGCGCAGATCGGTCCGGACGACAGTGTGGTGGAGGTCGGGCCTGGCCTGGGCTCCCTCACCCTGCCGCTGGTCGCGGCGGCCGCTCACGTCACGGCGGTCGAAGTGGACCCCGTGCTCGCCGCGCGACTGCCCGCAACGGTGGCGCAGTTCGCCCCGCACCGAGCGAACCGCCTACGCGTCATCGAAGGCAACGCGCTCGAGGTGACCGCGATGCCAGATCCGCAACCCACCGCGCTCGTGGCCAACCTGCCCTACAACGTGTCGGTTCCGGTGGTGCTGTCCTTCCTCGAGCGCTTTCCCACGCTCGAACGGGTGCTGGTGATGGTGCAGTTGGAAGTCGCGCAGCGCCTTGCCGCGGGCCCAGGTACGAAGGTGTACGGCGTACCGAGCGCCAAGGCCGCGTGGTACGCCGACGTCCGGCTGGCCGATCGGGTGGGGCGTAGCGTCTTCTGGCCTGCGCCCAACGTTGACTCTGGCCTGGTGGCGATGACGCGTCGCGAGCCGCCGAGCAGCACCGCCAGCCGGGAAGCCGTATTCCGCTGCATCGACGCTGCTTTCGCCACGCGCCGCAAGACGCTCCGTGCCTCCCTTGCCGGCCTTGCTGGAAGCGCCGCGCGTGCTGAGGAGGCGCTGGTCGCGGCTGGGGTCGATCCGCAGTTGCGCGGCGAGCGACTCGGCATCAGTGAGTACGCCCGAATCGCCGACGAGCTCGGCCGCATCTAG
- a CDS encoding 4-(cytidine 5'-diphospho)-2-C-methyl-D-erythritol kinase has protein sequence MTRRDAPAAVVRVPAKVNLELRVGAPREDGFHGLATVYHAVDIFDEVTVELADDWGVEVHGDHADKVPVDETNSAMRAARLLAQRHQIDQPVHLTIEKSIPVAGGMAGGSADAAAALLGCDAVWGLDLSRPDLETVAAKVGSDVPFLLTGGTALGSGRGEHVVPVLTQGTFDWVFALHHEGLSTATVYARVDQLREGLNVPEPSTSEALMTALRAGDVDGLAAALSNDMEEAACSLVSRLRTTMMAGLEHGALATIVSGSGPTVAFLARDRTAAIDLMVALSADGLGDEVVHARGPVVGAQIIREQGLRTS, from the coding sequence ATGACTCGACGCGACGCGCCTGCAGCGGTCGTTCGTGTGCCCGCAAAGGTCAACCTGGAACTCCGGGTAGGGGCGCCTCGTGAAGATGGCTTTCATGGCCTCGCGACGGTCTACCACGCGGTGGACATCTTCGATGAGGTCACCGTTGAGCTCGCGGACGACTGGGGAGTCGAAGTCCACGGTGACCATGCCGACAAGGTGCCGGTCGATGAGACCAACTCGGCGATGCGGGCAGCGCGGCTGCTCGCCCAAAGGCACCAGATTGACCAGCCCGTCCATCTGACCATCGAAAAGTCGATCCCTGTCGCGGGTGGAATGGCCGGTGGCTCGGCCGATGCCGCGGCAGCGCTCCTCGGGTGCGACGCGGTATGGGGCCTGGATCTGTCCCGACCAGACCTGGAGACGGTGGCAGCCAAGGTCGGGAGCGATGTGCCGTTCCTGCTCACGGGCGGCACTGCGTTGGGATCGGGGCGCGGCGAGCACGTCGTGCCCGTTCTGACTCAAGGCACTTTCGACTGGGTGTTTGCCCTGCACCACGAAGGTTTGTCGACCGCGACGGTCTATGCGCGGGTTGATCAACTTCGCGAAGGGTTGAACGTTCCGGAGCCCTCGACATCCGAAGCGCTCATGACGGCATTGCGTGCCGGTGATGTCGATGGTCTGGCCGCCGCGCTGTCCAACGACATGGAAGAAGCCGCGTGCTCGTTGGTGTCCAGGCTGCGTACCACCATGATGGCGGGCCTTGAGCACGGTGCGCTGGCAACGATTGTGAGCGGATCCGGGCCGACCGTGGCATTCCTGGCCCGGGATCGTACGGCCGCTATCGACCTCATGGTCGCGTTGTCCGCCGACGGATTGGGCGACGAGGTCGTGCATGCCCGCGGCCCGGTCGTGGGAGCACAGATCATCCGAGAGCAGGGATTGCGCACCTCGTGA